From one Molothrus aeneus isolate 106 unplaced genomic scaffold, BPBGC_Maene_1.0 scaffold_291, whole genome shotgun sequence genomic stretch:
- the ACTMAP gene encoding actin maturation protease: MGLGTPSIILVTSPASLHDPSHSQTSGRPLPPAAPSPPAVPREPLRDPRDPREPPRARAGPAGGAGESGGGAGRGRGAPGAAEEAQGQPPIWPLWPRPCSPAGLSCSRGAGGAQPGPAAAAPPGGGALLVPYDGDSNHAPCSRRGHRAHWALLIGLLVAVPPQAPLGPRFQRDPEIPNVFHAREFGAGGSQNGAGGSQLGFLGSLLEEGPQFGEGSQCQERLRDLGQGSCFGSGAPKLSLGVPNLGLGVPNLGLGAPNWRKGCEI; the protein is encoded by the exons ATGGGCCTGGGCACTCCCAGTATAATCCTGGTCACttcccctgcctccctgcatgatcccagtcactcccagacGAG CGggcgccccctcccccccgccgccccctcccctcccgccGTCCCCCGGGagcccctcagggacccccgggacccccgggagccgccccgggctcgGGCGGGTCCTGCGGGAGGCGCTGGAGAGAGCGGGGGAGGCGCTGGGAGAGGACGGGGGGCTccgggagctgctgaggaggcgcagggacag ccgcCCATTTGGCCTCTCtggcccaggccctgctcccctgcagggctgagctgctccaggggggctgggggggcccaACCGGGCCCGGCTGCTGCGGCACCTCCTGGGGGAGGGGCCCTGCTGGTCCC TTATGACGGCGACAGCAACCACGCCCCCTGCAGCCGCCGCGGCCACCGAGCGCACTGGGCCCTGCTCATCG GCCTCCTCGTGGCCGTGCCCCCCCAGGCGCCGCTGGGACCCCGATTCCAGAGGGACCCCGAGATCCCCAACGTCTTCCACGCCCGggaatttggggctgggggctcccaaaatggggctgggggctcccagtTGGGCTTTTTGGGGTCCTTACTTGAGGAGGGGCCtcaatttggggaggggtctcagtgccaggagaggctgcgggatttggggcagggctCTTGTTTTGGGTCTGGGGCTCCCAAATTGAGTCTGGGGGTTCCCAATTTGGGTCTGGGGGTTCCCAatttgggtctgggggctcccAATTGGAGGAAGGGCTGCGAGATTTGA